The following proteins are co-located in the Bosea sp. AS-1 genome:
- a CDS encoding 3-oxoacyl-ACP reductase family protein, which translates to MSRLAGKRALVTGASRGIGAAIARRLAAEGADVAITYERSAEKAAGVVKAIEALGRKGVAIAADSADPEAVKRSVDEAARALGGLDILVNNAGIFRGGAVADWSLADIDATIAVNIRAVVLASQAAAAHLGQGGRIISIGSCLADRVVEPNIALYAMSKAALIGFTKGLARDLGPRGITVNIVHPGSTDTDMNPANGPGAEAQLARMAIPAYGKPEDIAAAVAYLASDEARFVTGTGLAVDGGVNT; encoded by the coding sequence ATGTCCCGCCTTGCCGGAAAGCGCGCGCTCGTCACTGGAGCCAGCCGCGGAATCGGCGCCGCCATCGCCCGGCGGCTCGCCGCCGAAGGAGCCGATGTCGCCATCACCTATGAGCGTTCCGCCGAGAAGGCGGCCGGAGTCGTCAAGGCCATCGAGGCGCTCGGCCGGAAGGGCGTCGCCATCGCGGCCGACAGCGCCGATCCGGAGGCCGTGAAGCGCTCGGTCGACGAGGCGGCGCGGGCGCTCGGCGGGCTCGACATCCTCGTCAACAATGCCGGCATCTTCCGTGGCGGGGCGGTGGCGGACTGGAGCCTCGCCGATATCGACGCGACCATCGCGGTCAACATCCGCGCCGTCGTGTTGGCCTCGCAGGCGGCCGCGGCCCATCTCGGACAGGGCGGGCGGATCATCTCGATCGGCTCCTGCCTGGCCGACCGGGTGGTCGAGCCGAATATCGCGCTCTATGCGATGAGCAAGGCGGCGCTGATCGGCTTCACCAAGGGGCTGGCGCGCGATCTCGGCCCGCGCGGCATCACCGTCAACATCGTCCATCCCGGCTCGACCGATACCGACATGAATCCGGCGAACGGTCCCGGCGCCGAAGCACAGCTCGCGCGCATGGCGATCCCTGCCTATGGCAAGCCGGAGGACATCGCCGCGGCGGTCGCCTATCTCGCCAGCGATGAGGCCCGCTTCGTCACGGGCACGGGCCTCGCCGTTGATGGCGGCGTCAACACCTGA
- a CDS encoding MBL fold metallo-hydrolase, producing MSLLRIALRFLCLLVSFAAIGALPAFAQSSEPACRPEMASYRLPIQRVQLAKDEVRLTFIGHATFLIETPGGVKIATDYNDYVRPPVTPDIATMNKAHSTHYSNRPDPAIKQVLRGWDPEGKGAAHHDLTLGDVRIRNVPTNIRTYDGGTDYDGNSIFVFEIGDLCIAHLGHLHHPLEPGHLRALGRVDIVLFPVDGSYTLDQEGMLEVLKSLQARVMIPMHFFGGGTLERFLSRTRDLWPVERHGEPSITLSKAALPAKPTVIVLPGH from the coding sequence ATGAGCTTGCTGCGGATAGCCTTGCGCTTCCTGTGTCTGCTCGTCTCCTTTGCCGCGATCGGCGCCCTCCCCGCCTTCGCCCAGTCAAGCGAGCCCGCCTGCCGGCCCGAAATGGCAAGCTATCGCCTGCCGATCCAGCGGGTCCAACTGGCGAAGGACGAAGTCCGGCTCACCTTCATCGGCCACGCCACCTTCTTGATCGAGACGCCCGGCGGCGTGAAGATCGCGACCGACTACAACGACTATGTCCGCCCGCCGGTGACGCCCGACATCGCCACGATGAACAAGGCGCATTCGACGCATTACTCCAACCGCCCCGACCCGGCGATCAAGCAGGTGCTGCGCGGCTGGGACCCGGAGGGCAAGGGCGCCGCCCATCACGACCTCACGCTGGGCGACGTGCGCATACGCAACGTGCCGACCAATATCCGCACCTATGACGGCGGCACCGACTACGACGGCAACTCGATCTTCGTCTTCGAGATCGGCGATCTCTGCATCGCCCATCTCGGCCATCTTCATCACCCGCTGGAGCCCGGCCATCTGCGCGCGCTTGGCCGGGTCGACATCGTGCTCTTCCCGGTCGACGGCAGCTATACCCTCGACCAGGAAGGCATGCTGGAGGTGCTGAAGTCGCTTCAGGCCCGCGTGATGATCCCGATGCACTTCTTCGGCGGCGGCACGCTGGAGCGCTTCCTCTCCCGCACGCGGGACCTCTGGCCGGTGGAGCGCCACGGCGAGCCTTCGATCACACTGAGCAAGGCGGCGCTGCCTGCCAAGCCCACCGTGATCGTCCTGCCCGGCCACTGA
- the ettA gene encoding energy-dependent translational throttle protein EttA — protein MSRQFIYHMRGLSKTYPGGKQVLNNIHLSFYPDAKIGVLGVNGAGKSTLLKIMAGMDKEWTGEAWVAEGARVGYLPQEPKLDESLTVRENVMLGVAPQKAILDRYNELAMNYSDETADEMTNLQDEIEAKGLWDLDSKVDQAMDALRCPPDDWAVDKLSGGERRRVAMCKLLLEQPELLLLDEPTNHLDAETTAWLEGHLRTYPGAILIVTHDRYFLDNVTSWILELDRGQGIPYEGNYSSWLVQKQKRLEQEGREDASRQKTLAREQEWVNASPKARQAKNKARIQRYDELVQKASQKGPDTAQIIIPIAERLGNNVIDFEGLSKGFQDKLLIDDLSFKLPPGGIVGVIGPNGAGKTTLFRMITGQEQPDAGKITVGESVQLGYVDQSRDSLDDKKNVWEEISGGNDVLYLGKREINSRAYCSAFNFKGGDQQKKVGMLSGGERNRVHLAKMLKSGANVLLLDEPTNDLDVDTLRALEEALEDYAGCAVIISHDRWFLDRIATHILAFEGDSHVEWFEGNFEEYEEDKKRRLGIDSTIPKRIQYKKFSR, from the coding sequence ATGTCCCGTCAGTTCATCTACCATATGCGCGGCCTGTCCAAGACCTATCCGGGCGGCAAGCAGGTCCTGAACAACATCCACCTCTCCTTCTATCCGGACGCCAAGATCGGCGTGCTCGGCGTCAACGGCGCCGGCAAGTCGACCCTGCTCAAGATCATGGCCGGCATGGACAAGGAATGGACCGGCGAGGCCTGGGTCGCGGAGGGGGCGCGTGTCGGCTACCTGCCGCAGGAGCCGAAGCTCGATGAGAGCCTGACCGTGCGCGAGAACGTCATGCTCGGCGTCGCGCCGCAGAAGGCGATCCTCGACCGCTACAACGAGCTCGCCATGAACTATTCGGACGAGACCGCCGACGAGATGACCAATCTCCAGGACGAGATCGAGGCCAAGGGGCTGTGGGATCTCGATTCCAAGGTCGACCAGGCGATGGACGCGCTGCGCTGCCCGCCCGACGACTGGGCCGTCGACAAGCTCTCGGGCGGCGAGCGTCGCCGCGTCGCCATGTGCAAGCTCCTGCTGGAGCAGCCCGAGCTGCTGCTGCTCGACGAGCCGACCAACCATCTCGACGCCGAGACCACCGCCTGGCTGGAAGGGCACCTGCGGACCTATCCGGGCGCGATCCTGATCGTCACCCACGACCGCTACTTCCTCGACAATGTCACGAGCTGGATCCTCGAGCTCGATCGCGGCCAGGGCATCCCCTACGAGGGCAACTACTCGTCCTGGCTGGTGCAGAAGCAGAAGCGGCTGGAGCAGGAGGGCCGCGAGGACGCCTCCCGCCAGAAGACGCTCGCCCGCGAGCAGGAATGGGTCAATGCATCGCCCAAGGCGCGCCAGGCCAAGAACAAGGCCCGTATCCAGCGCTATGATGAGCTCGTCCAGAAGGCCTCGCAGAAGGGGCCGGACACCGCGCAGATCATCATCCCGATCGCCGAGCGGCTGGGTAACAACGTCATCGACTTCGAGGGGCTGTCCAAGGGCTTCCAGGACAAGCTCTTGATCGACGACCTCTCCTTCAAGCTGCCGCCGGGCGGCATCGTCGGCGTGATCGGCCCCAACGGCGCCGGCAAGACGACGCTGTTCCGCATGATCACCGGGCAGGAGCAGCCCGATGCCGGCAAGATCACGGTCGGCGAGAGCGTCCAGCTCGGCTATGTCGACCAGAGCCGCGACTCGCTCGACGACAAGAAGAACGTCTGGGAGGAGATCTCGGGCGGCAATGACGTGCTCTATCTCGGCAAGCGCGAGATCAACTCGCGCGCCTATTGCTCGGCCTTCAACTTCAAGGGCGGCGACCAGCAGAAGAAGGTCGGCATGCTCTCGGGCGGTGAGCGCAATCGCGTCCACCTCGCCAAGATGCTGAAGAGCGGCGCCAACGTCCTGCTGCTCGACGAGCCGACCAACGACCTCGACGTCGACACGCTGCGGGCGCTGGAAGAGGCGCTGGAGGATTATGCCGGCTGCGCCGTCATCATCAGCCACGATCGCTGGTTCCTCGACCGCATCGCGACCCATATCCTCGCCTTCGAAGGCGACAGCCATGTCGAGTGGTTCGAGGGCAACTTCGAGGAGTACGAGGAGGACAAGAAGCGCCGCCTCGGCATCGACTCCACGATCCCGAAGCGCATCCAGTACAAGAAGTTCTCGCGCTGA
- a CDS encoding GFA family protein — protein MDRFTGGCLCGKVRITASGRPYRVGLCHCLDCRKHHGALFHASAIFPETAVTIEGETRDYAGRHFCPSCGSSVFSRTGDEIEVNLGSLDAPDQFVPTYELWTIRRESWLPPFPVKKRYERDREGKSRSEA, from the coding sequence ATGGATCGTTTCACTGGCGGCTGCTTGTGCGGCAAGGTCCGGATCACGGCGTCGGGTCGGCCCTACCGGGTCGGTCTCTGTCACTGCCTGGACTGCCGCAAGCACCACGGCGCCCTGTTCCACGCTTCCGCGATCTTCCCCGAGACCGCGGTAACGATCGAAGGCGAGACGCGCGACTATGCCGGACGGCATTTCTGCCCCAGTTGCGGCTCCTCCGTCTTCTCGCGCACCGGAGACGAGATCGAAGTGAATCTGGGTTCGCTGGACGCTCCGGACCAGTTCGTGCCGACCTACGAGCTCTGGACCATCCGCCGCGAATCCTGGCTTCCGCCATTTCCAGTCAAGAAGCGCTACGAGCGCGATCGCGAAGGCAAGAGCCGCTCCGAGGCGTAA
- a CDS encoding HlyD family secretion protein, protein MLELLVCSLLTILPDYLYRRFVQGKRFGREITFFSVWFELRWGIVTCAMLTVGLITVIFYNHPSTTNATVFFRTVPIVPEVNGRVAEVHVGVSQSVAKGDLLFTLDNTTQKAAVETARRKIAEADAAIIVAKADIITDEGKIQEAKSALQQAQDELDTKTELRRRNDAVVAAREIERLENIVAGREAALLAVTAAKDTAQAKIVSLLPAERASAEAALTQAEAELRKTEVRAGFAGRVEQFTLRVGDIVNPFVRAAGVIIPEEAGRGRLQAGFSQIEAQVLKVGMVAEVTCISKPWVIIPMVVTGVQDFIAAGQLRSGEQLVDARQVMQPGTILTFLEPLYQGGLDGVTPGSSCVANAYSSNHDEIVAKDTGTMRRIALHAVDAVGLVHAMLLRIQALVLPVRTLVFSGH, encoded by the coding sequence ATGCTTGAGCTCCTCGTCTGCTCCCTGCTGACCATTCTTCCTGATTACCTGTATCGCCGCTTCGTCCAGGGGAAGCGGTTCGGCCGCGAGATCACGTTCTTCTCCGTCTGGTTCGAATTGCGCTGGGGCATCGTGACCTGCGCGATGCTGACGGTCGGCCTGATCACCGTGATCTTCTACAACCACCCGTCCACGACCAACGCGACTGTCTTCTTCCGGACCGTTCCGATCGTGCCGGAGGTCAATGGCCGCGTTGCCGAGGTCCATGTCGGCGTCAGCCAGTCGGTTGCCAAGGGGGACCTTCTTTTCACCCTGGACAACACGACCCAGAAAGCCGCCGTCGAAACGGCACGCCGCAAGATCGCCGAGGCGGACGCCGCGATCATCGTCGCAAAGGCGGACATCATTACCGACGAGGGCAAGATCCAGGAGGCGAAGAGCGCCCTGCAGCAGGCGCAGGATGAACTGGACACCAAGACCGAGCTGAGGCGGCGCAATGACGCCGTCGTCGCGGCACGCGAGATCGAGAGGCTCGAGAATATCGTCGCGGGTAGGGAAGCCGCTCTTCTGGCCGTCACCGCTGCCAAGGACACCGCCCAGGCGAAAATTGTCTCGCTGCTTCCCGCCGAACGCGCCAGCGCGGAAGCTGCGCTGACACAGGCCGAAGCCGAGCTACGCAAGACCGAGGTGCGCGCCGGTTTCGCCGGCCGTGTGGAGCAGTTCACCTTGCGGGTCGGCGATATCGTCAATCCGTTCGTACGGGCCGCCGGTGTCATCATCCCCGAAGAAGCGGGCCGGGGGAGGCTGCAGGCGGGCTTCAGCCAGATCGAGGCGCAGGTGCTGAAGGTCGGCATGGTGGCTGAGGTGACTTGCATCTCGAAGCCATGGGTCATCATTCCGATGGTGGTGACGGGCGTGCAGGACTTCATTGCCGCCGGTCAGCTCAGGAGCGGCGAGCAGCTGGTCGACGCGCGGCAGGTGATGCAGCCCGGAACGATCCTGACATTCCTTGAGCCGCTTTATCAGGGTGGGCTCGACGGGGTAACGCCCGGCAGCAGCTGCGTCGCCAACGCCTACAGCAGCAATCACGACGAGATTGTCGCGAAGGACACCGGAACGATGCGGCGGATCGCCTTGCACGCTGTCGACGCCGTCGGCCTGGTTCATGCCATGCTCCTGCGGATCCAGGCGCTGGTGCTGCCGGTGAGGACGCTCGTGTTCAGCGGGCATTGA
- a CDS encoding peptide ABC transporter substrate-binding protein — MGSQYIQDMVQNLKEGRVSRRSFIQKLAALGITAPIASQILAWNDVAMANATLEYKPTKAGGGGPLKMLLWQAPTLLNPHFASGTKDQIASRIFYEPLAGWDKEGNLVPQLAAEVPSKANGGLSEDGKTVTWKLKQGVKWHDGKAFTADDVVFTWEYAADPATAAYTTGAYANIKVEKVDDFTVKVIFKEPTPFWADPFVGVAGMIIPKHHFGEYKGAKSREAPANLKPVGTGPYKFVEFKPGDIIRTERNTEYHVANQPFFDTFEVKGGGDAVSAARAVLQTGEYDYAWDSLVEEDVLKRMETGGRGKVSVAVAGDIEFITLNTTDPWTEVDGERSSKKTKHPTLSDPAVRQAINLLIDRDSIQKFIYGRAGIPTASFVNQPKQFKSEKLKYEFSIAKANQILDEAGWKKGSDGIREKDGKKLKYVFQTSINAPRQKVQAIIKQACQKAGIELELKSVTASVFFSSDVANPDTYTKLYTDIEMYTTTQPQPDPERFLNQFTSWEVASKENKWLGRNVSRYTDPEADKAYREAQKELDPAKRAALLIKVNEIFCEANVILPILSRTKVVSAAQNLAHDHSGWDVDTWNLAAWYRT; from the coding sequence ATGGGTAGTCAGTATATCCAGGATATGGTGCAGAATCTGAAGGAAGGGCGCGTATCGCGGCGCTCTTTTATTCAGAAATTGGCGGCGCTGGGCATCACCGCGCCGATCGCGAGCCAGATCCTGGCCTGGAACGACGTTGCGATGGCTAACGCCACGCTCGAATACAAGCCGACCAAGGCTGGCGGCGGTGGCCCGCTGAAGATGCTGCTGTGGCAGGCGCCGACCTTGCTCAATCCGCATTTTGCCTCGGGCACCAAGGACCAGATCGCCTCGCGCATCTTCTACGAGCCGCTCGCCGGCTGGGACAAGGAAGGCAACCTCGTCCCGCAGCTCGCTGCCGAGGTCCCCAGCAAGGCCAATGGCGGCCTGTCCGAGGATGGCAAGACTGTCACCTGGAAGCTGAAGCAGGGCGTGAAGTGGCATGACGGCAAGGCGTTCACGGCCGACGACGTCGTCTTCACCTGGGAATATGCCGCCGACCCCGCGACGGCCGCCTATACCACCGGCGCCTATGCCAACATCAAGGTCGAGAAGGTCGACGATTTCACCGTCAAGGTGATCTTCAAGGAGCCGACCCCGTTCTGGGCCGATCCCTTTGTCGGCGTCGCCGGCATGATCATCCCGAAGCATCATTTCGGCGAGTACAAGGGCGCGAAGTCGCGCGAGGCTCCGGCCAACCTCAAGCCCGTCGGGACCGGCCCGTACAAGTTCGTCGAGTTCAAGCCGGGCGACATCATCCGCACCGAGCGCAACACCGAGTATCACGTCGCCAACCAGCCGTTCTTCGACACCTTCGAGGTCAAGGGTGGCGGTGACGCGGTCTCGGCGGCGCGCGCCGTGCTGCAGACCGGCGAATACGACTACGCCTGGGACTCGCTGGTCGAAGAGGATGTGCTCAAGCGCATGGAAACCGGCGGACGCGGCAAGGTCAGCGTCGCGGTGGCCGGCGACATCGAGTTCATCACGCTCAACACCACGGATCCGTGGACCGAGGTCGATGGCGAGCGCTCAAGCAAGAAGACCAAGCATCCGACGCTGTCGGACCCGGCCGTGCGCCAGGCGATCAACCTGCTGATCGACCGCGACTCGATCCAGAAGTTCATCTATGGCCGCGCCGGCATCCCGACCGCGAGCTTCGTCAACCAGCCGAAGCAGTTCAAGTCGGAGAAGCTGAAATACGAGTTCAGCATCGCCAAGGCGAACCAGATCCTGGATGAGGCGGGCTGGAAGAAGGGCTCCGACGGCATCCGGGAGAAGGACGGCAAGAAGCTCAAATACGTCTTCCAGACCTCGATCAATGCGCCACGCCAGAAGGTGCAGGCGATCATCAAGCAGGCCTGCCAGAAGGCGGGTATCGAGCTCGAACTGAAGTCGGTGACGGCCTCGGTGTTCTTCTCGTCGGACGTCGCCAACCCCGACACCTACACCAAGCTCTATACCGACATCGAGATGTACACGACGACGCAGCCGCAGCCCGATCCGGAGCGCTTCCTCAACCAGTTCACCTCCTGGGAAGTCGCCAGCAAGGAGAACAAGTGGCTGGGCCGCAACGTTTCGCGCTACACCGATCCGGAAGCCGACAAGGCCTATCGGGAGGCTCAGAAGGAGCTCGACCCGGCCAAGCGGGCCGCGCTGCTGATCAAGGTCAACGAGATCTTCTGCGAGGCCAACGTCATCCTGCCGATCCTGTCGCGCACGAAGGTCGTCTCCGCGGCGCAGAACCTCGCGCACGACCATTCGGGCTGGGACGTCGATACCTGGAACCTGGCTGCCTGGTATCGCACCTGA
- a CDS encoding alpha-hydroxy acid oxidase, producing MAQPLTIEDLRLMAKRRVPRMFYDYADSGAWTEGTYRSNETDFAKIKLRQRVAVDMTNRTLASEMVGQPVSMPVALAPTGLTGMQHADGEILAARAAAKAGVPFTLSTMSICSIEDVANHTQAPFWFQLYVMKDRDFISRLIQRAKAAGCSALVLTLDLQILGQRHKDIRNGLSAPPKPTIANLINLAFKPRWCLKMLDTPRRQFGNIVGHVTGVADMSSLSNWTSSQFDPQLNWDDIKWIKDQWGGKLILKGILDPEDAEMAAKSGADALIVSNHGGRQLDGALSSIEALPGIVEQVGNRIEVLFDGGIRSGQDVLKAIALGAKGTFIGRAFLYGLGAMGEQGVTAALDIIRKEMDVTMALCGLRDIRQVDENILVGGREGAIKRLAS from the coding sequence ATGGCCCAGCCCCTGACCATCGAAGACCTGCGCCTAATGGCGAAGCGCCGCGTGCCGCGCATGTTCTACGACTACGCCGACTCCGGCGCCTGGACCGAGGGCACCTACCGCTCGAACGAGACCGACTTCGCCAAGATCAAGCTGCGCCAGCGTGTCGCCGTCGACATGACCAACCGCACGCTGGCATCGGAGATGGTTGGCCAGCCGGTCTCGATGCCGGTCGCGCTCGCCCCCACCGGCCTCACCGGCATGCAGCACGCCGATGGCGAGATCCTCGCCGCCCGTGCCGCCGCCAAGGCCGGCGTGCCCTTCACCCTCTCGACCATGAGCATCTGCTCGATCGAGGACGTGGCGAACCACACCCAGGCGCCGTTCTGGTTCCAGCTCTATGTGATGAAGGATCGCGACTTCATCTCGCGGCTGATCCAGCGCGCCAAGGCGGCCGGCTGCTCGGCCCTGGTGCTGACGCTCGACCTGCAGATCCTCGGCCAGCGCCACAAGGACATCCGCAACGGCCTCTCCGCGCCGCCGAAGCCGACCATCGCCAACCTGATCAATCTTGCCTTCAAGCCGCGCTGGTGCCTGAAGATGCTGGACACGCCGCGCCGGCAGTTCGGCAACATCGTCGGCCATGTCACCGGCGTCGCCGACATGTCGTCGCTCTCGAACTGGACCTCCAGCCAGTTCGATCCGCAGCTCAACTGGGACGACATCAAGTGGATCAAGGACCAGTGGGGCGGCAAGCTGATCCTGAAGGGCATCCTCGATCCGGAAGACGCTGAAATGGCGGCGAAAAGCGGCGCCGATGCCTTGATCGTCTCCAACCATGGCGGTCGTCAGCTCGACGGGGCGCTGTCCTCGATCGAAGCTCTGCCCGGCATCGTCGAGCAGGTCGGCAACCGCATCGAGGTGCTGTTCGACGGCGGCATCCGCTCGGGCCAGGACGTCCTCAAGGCGATCGCGCTCGGCGCCAAGGGCACCTTCATCGGCCGCGCCTTCCTCTACGGGCTCGGCGCCATGGGCGAGCAGGGCGTCACCGCCGCGCTCGACATCATCCGCAAGGAGATGGACGTCACCATGGCGCTCTGTGGCCTGCGTGACATCAGGCAAGTCGACGAGAACATTCTCGTCGGTGGCCGCGAGGGCGCGATCAAGCGGCTGGCGAGCTGA
- a CDS encoding cold-shock protein has product MSTGTVKWFNTEKGYGFIQPADGGKDVFVHITAVKEAGLMTLTEGQKVSFELKTERGKTAAGDLKVL; this is encoded by the coding sequence ATGTCGACCGGAACCGTTAAATGGTTCAATACTGAGAAAGGATACGGCTTCATTCAACCGGCGGATGGCGGCAAGGATGTGTTCGTGCACATCACTGCCGTAAAGGAAGCTGGGCTGATGACGCTGACGGAAGGGCAGAAAGTCTCGTTCGAGCTCAAGACGGAACGCGGCAAGACTGCTGCAGGGGACCTCAAGGTTCTCTGA
- a CDS encoding metalloregulator ArsR/SmtB family transcription factor — MRQPTTLSSDVLLASLRAAGEETRLRILALLSEGELSVSDLTDILGQSQPRISRHLKLLAEAGLVRRSREGAWAFFRLDETGPGGAFAASLAAWLDLSDPVLAADRERLAAVRASRAEAAQNYFASVARDWDRLRTLHVPDHAVEAAVEAAVGEGTPGAMLDLGTGTGRMLERIAPKFGRAVGVDANHAMLAVARANLEQAGLSRVELRQGDIYALPFARGSFDLVVVHQVLHFLDDPGRAVREAAAMLAPGGRLIVVDFAPHEMEFLRTEHAHRRLGFSRQQIAGWFAEAGLACDLSQEVTLADGGSGQLPVMLWRGRDRRVQADPPARKINLEVA; from the coding sequence GTGCGGCAGCCGACGACATTGTCCTCCGATGTGCTTCTGGCGAGCCTGCGGGCGGCCGGCGAGGAGACGCGGCTGCGCATCCTGGCGTTGCTCTCCGAGGGCGAGCTGTCCGTCTCCGACCTCACCGACATTCTCGGCCAGTCGCAACCGCGGATCTCGCGCCATCTCAAGCTCCTGGCCGAGGCGGGACTCGTCCGACGCTCGCGCGAGGGCGCCTGGGCCTTCTTCCGGCTCGACGAGACCGGGCCTGGCGGAGCATTCGCCGCTTCGCTCGCCGCCTGGCTCGACCTGAGTGATCCGGTGCTCGCCGCCGATCGTGAAAGGCTCGCTGCCGTCCGGGCAAGCCGTGCCGAGGCCGCGCAGAATTATTTCGCCAGCGTCGCGCGCGACTGGGACCGCCTGCGCACGCTGCATGTGCCCGACCATGCCGTCGAGGCGGCGGTCGAGGCTGCGGTGGGCGAGGGCACGCCCGGCGCGATGCTGGATCTCGGCACCGGCACGGGCCGAATGCTGGAGCGGATCGCTCCGAAATTCGGTCGCGCTGTCGGCGTCGATGCCAACCATGCGATGCTGGCAGTGGCACGCGCCAATCTGGAGCAGGCCGGGCTGTCGCGCGTCGAACTCCGGCAGGGCGACATCTATGCGCTGCCCTTCGCGCGCGGCTCCTTCGACCTCGTCGTCGTCCACCAGGTGCTGCACTTCCTCGACGACCCGGGCCGGGCCGTGCGCGAGGCGGCCGCGATGCTGGCGCCCGGCGGACGGCTGATCGTCGTCGATTTTGCGCCGCACGAGATGGAATTCCTCCGGACCGAGCATGCGCATCGCCGGCTCGGCTTCTCGCGGCAGCAGATCGCCGGCTGGTTCGCCGAGGCCGGGCTCGCCTGCGACCTGTCGCAGGAGGTGACGCTCGCCGATGGCGGCTCCGGCCAGTTGCCGGTGATGCTCTGGCGCGGCCGTGACCGGCGCGTCCAGGCCGACCCACCGGCCCGCAAGATCAATCTCGAGGTTGCGTGA
- the metF gene encoding methylenetetrahydrofolate reductase [NAD(P)H], whose protein sequence is MNAFRPSRHGSRRPRVSFEFFPPKTEEMEVALWESVRRLEPLGPNFVSVTYGAGGSTRERTHATVKRMVEETALKPAAHLTCVSASKAEVDEVIRSYWEAGVRHVVALRGDPAGGLGTAYEPHPDGYHQTSDLVAGLKRIGDFEVTVSAYPEKHPEAASLDADIDALKKKVDAGATRAITQFFFDNDVYFRYLDKVRARGIEIPILPGIVPVQNFKQTANFARKTGASVPQWLADRFEGLEEDVATRRLVAAAVCAEQVLDLIDRGATDLHFYTMNKADLVYAICHLVGLKPEKPAAQAVAAE, encoded by the coding sequence ATGAATGCCTTCCGCCCCAGCCGCCACGGCTCGCGCCGTCCCCGCGTCTCCTTCGAGTTCTTCCCGCCGAAGACGGAGGAGATGGAGGTGGCGCTGTGGGAGTCCGTGCGCCGGCTCGAGCCGCTTGGCCCCAACTTTGTCTCGGTGACCTATGGCGCCGGCGGTTCGACCCGCGAGCGCACCCACGCCACCGTCAAGCGCATGGTCGAGGAGACCGCGCTGAAGCCGGCCGCGCATCTCACCTGCGTCTCGGCCTCGAAGGCCGAGGTCGACGAGGTCATCCGCTCCTATTGGGAAGCCGGCGTGCGCCACGTCGTGGCCCTGCGCGGCGATCCGGCTGGAGGTCTCGGCACGGCCTATGAACCGCATCCGGACGGGTATCACCAGACCTCGGACCTCGTGGCTGGCTTGAAGCGGATCGGCGATTTCGAGGTGACGGTCTCGGCTTATCCCGAGAAGCACCCGGAAGCCGCCTCGCTCGATGCCGATATCGATGCGCTGAAGAAGAAGGTCGATGCCGGCGCGACGCGGGCGATCACCCAGTTCTTCTTCGATAACGACGTCTATTTCCGCTATCTCGACAAGGTGCGTGCGCGGGGCATCGAGATCCCGATCCTGCCCGGCATCGTCCCCGTGCAGAACTTCAAGCAGACCGCCAACTTCGCCCGCAAGACCGGGGCGAGCGTGCCGCAATGGCTGGCCGATCGTTTCGAGGGGCTGGAGGAAGATGTGGCGACGCGCCGCCTCGTCGCGGCGGCAGTCTGCGCCGAGCAGGTGCTCGATCTGATCGATCGTGGCGCCACCGACCTGCATTTCTACACGATGAACAAGGCCGACCTCGTCTACGCCATCTGCCATCTCGTGGGGTTGAAGCCCGAGAAGCCGGCGGCGCAGGCGGTGGCGGCGGAGTAA